A region of Toxotes jaculatrix isolate fToxJac2 chromosome 23, fToxJac2.pri, whole genome shotgun sequence DNA encodes the following proteins:
- the LOC121176783 gene encoding uncharacterized protein LOC121176783 isoform X9 encodes MGNAAMCKVCGSDKGLRTAGSLSNLDQNSSPDYYCEEHFPVQPPLMLSDSNTSFLRAARAGNIDKVLEYLKGGVDISTCNQNGLNALHLAAKEGHVDLVQELLDRGAAVDSATKKGNTALHISSLAGQAEVVKILVKRGADINAQSQNGFTPLYMAAQENHLDVVRYLLENGGNQSTATEDGFTPLAIALQQGHNQVVSVLLENDTKGKVRLPALHIAARKDDTKSAALLLQNDHNADVQSKSGFTPLHIAAHYGNVNVATLLLNRGAAVDFTARNGITPLHVASKRGNTNMVRLLLDRGSQIDAKTRDGLTPLHCAARSGHDTAVELLLERGAPLLARTKNGLSPLHMAAQGDHVECVKHLLQHKAPVDDVTLDYLTALHVAAHCGHYRVTKLLLDKRANPNARALNGFTPLHIACKKNRVKVMELLVKYGASIQAITESGLTPIHVAAFMGHLNIVLLLLQNGASPDVSNIRGETALHMAARAGQVEVVRCLLRNGAMVDARAREDQTPLHIASRLGKTEIVQLLLQHMAHPDAATTNGYTPLHISAREGQVETASVLLEAGASHSLATKKGFTPLHVASKYGSLDVAKLLLQRRAPSDSAGKNGLTPLHVAAHYDNQKVALLLLDKGASPHAMAKNGYTPLHIAAKKNQMEIATVLLQYGAETNILTKQGVTPLHLASQEGHADVAALLISKGAQVNVPTKSGLTALHLAAQEDKVTVAEILARNGANLDQQTKLGYTPLIVACHYGNAKMVNFLLQNGASVNAKTKNGYTPLHQAAQQGNTHIINVLLQYGAKPNAITVNGNTALGIARRLGYISVVDTLRVVTEEIITTTTTVTEKHKLNVPETMTEVLDVSDEEGDDTMTGDGGEYLRAEDLRELGDDSLPGQYLDGMNYLRFSLEGGRTDSSDRSFTPTHHSYYSPKHEGMMDEMLTSHQVSSLARENERDSYRLSWGTENLDNVALSSSPIHSGFLVSFMVDARGGAMRGCRHNGLRIIIPPRKCSAPTRVTCRLVKRHRLATMPPMVEGEGLASRLIEVGPSGAQFLGPVIVEIPHFAALRGKERELVILRSETGESWKEHHCEHTQEELNQILNGMDEELDTPEELERKRICRIITRDFPQYFAVVSRIKQDSNLIGPEGGILSSTVVPQVQAVFPEGALTKRIRVGLQAQPVNTDVVRKILGNKATFSPIVTLEPRRRKFHKPITMTIPVPKSNSDPVLNGFGGDTPTLRLLCSITGGTTPAQWEDITGTTPLTFINDCVSFTTNVSARFWLIDCRQVQESVNFSSQVYREIICVPYMAKFVIFAKTHDPIEARLRCFCMTDDKIDKTLEQQENFMEVARSRDVEVLEGKPIYADCFGNLVPLTKSGQHHLFSFYAFKENRLALFIKIRDNTQEPCGRLSFMKEPRNYRALTQNAICNLNITLPSYCKTSRTLEKLDPQDEAERKEQRLAIIADHLGFSWTELARQLDFSEEKINLIRIENPNSLQDQSHALLKLWAEREGKHATETSLIKRLTTINRMDIVHLIETKIIKSTQDETSSHTYAEIERTIALDHSEGFSALHEDIDSPRPGRRTEPARRRSPGSGQEVPMVSAEDLSSSLSSLHETTGRSETDTTATGLLRNAQKDKLQKEMETTYSSQRIYEELTDTVHTGSFKQVSPFFTLYRTSPYNLRSHVIDPVYKGGPKLGAQITPYPTVEPCEDEGAAEYEGAEGGEEWSLECLQTTHSEYSVHYLSPLPWRESSNNSRTGICESRPLSMTDFGDSLIECEQAEQDFRKLSIELTGSDEVSEKACVTQGSTKEQMLQHTWPTSGSPVSVNPVTESTQTKQTVSGHMDEVSRRLYEVLYGYDVELIDSEEDVSVMLMNAPPEDSIQAGVRKDEEDKIDVCQATTSGDLDVRSSDDTNQTRHTTTQEVAGSSDVSHTIPSLTSQKAKFISSAGFIQLSHDSAFEKTLSSTHSEPENEAVFSVESTPETEASRYKSSLPESASETIHSLAHHGSSSPECVIDETILLTESRASSPESASSVSELNFLAPDSPIPQFRPLSPLPPPVFPWETSAAGASAQGQPFLSAPGGASMLLALEAEERPLTPMVSNKRPFGRPVSPGSDYSSERSISPQSLTFDIEDRTSSPESVLLETEQLLFSSSEHVNLSPDFLEMRSSSPESRGSITAHCLLPPDSPVADFRPAVSHSFTTCECRSSSPESVSSDVGFEVAILLPAPYEHRPSSPESVASVHEHKALSPDSPVPEFSYNGPDSAIVTIRERSTSPESVCSDVEYGSMSPASLNHENRASSPASVASGDESESVLPSTEPTESAQTACDSISDDHRPPSPLAFATENKPPTPVALESECDDGWVIISLSDIKERPLSPESVSDCRPISPESAGLDIRASSPESETLNECLSPDSPIPQYMSYVHHDVTLKDHSSSPESVLSDTEYETEPMLSYFENRPLSPDSSGSVNDYESLTNPVTDLPPEEDMALELTQATIALEETCIEKHGGGQPDIVTPPAEDEVSSTDVITEELSHELSDEGKPKEEMYNPSTEKTKSAKKKKSKESVKQDSSVPVHSLSYDAEQWRLISQIHDPQYVGETSTGKTGVNHFAETRTELYQAVSDEAVGDETGSLESENDRRPLSPDSEAEYRPMSPESLSAAESFRPDSSHSERSVDSQRALTPDSPIPQFLNTFSGTSQVYHRSVSTESVLSDLELETDLSISFLFEDRPASPDSVSSVDIYRALSPDSPIPEFRQSLLESVLTARLDSCSSLESMASDLESGTACLPLLFSENRPSSPDSVDVDRPLSPESPIPAQSSEDIIITKQRPDSPESQVLETTERVLDGSSQTLKTIQVPVYRLVYDAEHWKLISQIYDPHYVGETFCSKTGFFEYAGMRTEYVLEDSDVKGGNSEEVVKSDIVDTSDADVLQAAQAKTEGEERPVSPNSESEYRRLSPGELTLSALRFDLPESLKDLSPDSPIPQFPIDFANISQSLPYSPGSAVSPSSSVSLDENRALSIDSPLPDFTPAVPESVTAAVGYSSSSPASVLSDIEYQFSASEEFTSQRADSPESVASISAEERQSGAGATFRVNQLIRQLYDPQYVEEAFVSTAEVFEYVETSKDVPLLSDAEEIDMPSGLTLQSETEMRPLSPESLMEYRPISPQSLMLTETRTSSPDSTTSVNELLDSPLPQFSQYIEPVVLVPGSRSSTPLSVISDTEMDVLDMSFIELQRRSFTPDSENELRGLSPDSPIPRFPQTILHPTVSTAQYRSSSPESICHSDIECEDGSFPAVSDEPRPQSPDSVASRDECQALSPDSPVPQFSVRVIERFPSFVEFRSASPQSATSDVEYAPLINSSPDTEDRPDSPESFEPEIEKRPLSPDSESEYRPFSPASLLLTNFRSSSPESTGSLNEFRALSPDSPIPELRLVLQESLITYMEYRSSSPEPASSVFEVDMKLPFSVLFEDRPSSPESLASVSEYRRLSSDSPIPEFTPALPASYVVSRNSSASPESVASDIEYAPLISQLFDAKDRPDSPQSFLSFSEYQRLSPDSPIPHYTCSELPVFTVMYRSTSPESVHSDEDLETDLCIPWRFEDRASSPDSTAFKDEFRPLSPDSPIPEFTQALQESFISHIDLRSSSPESVLSELEMDWKWNYVSQWSSKTDLCLLSLLHP; translated from the exons TACATATCGCTGCCCACTATGGGAACGTCAACGTGGCCACTCTCCTGCTGAACCGAGGGGCAGCAGTCGACTTCACTGCAAGG AATGGGATTACTCCCCTACATGTGGCCTCCAAGCGGGGCAACACTAACATGGTTCGCCTGTTACTGGACCGTGGTTCTCAGATTGATGCTAAAACAAGG GATGGCCTCACTCCCCTCCACTGTGCAGCTCGGAGTGGACATGATACAGCTGTGGAGTTGCTGCTGGAGAGAGGAGCACCCTTACTGGCCAGGACCAAG AACGGGCTGTCTCCTCTCCACATGGCGGCGCAAGGGGACCACGTTGAATGCGTCAAACATCTTCTGCAGCACAAGGCGCCTGTTGATGACGTCACATTGGACTACCTGACAGCGCTGCATGTGGCAGCGCACTGCGGCCACTACAGAGTcaccaaactgctgctggacaAGAGGGCCAACCCCAACGCCAGGGCACTG aaTGGCTTCACTCCCCTGCACATAGCCTGTAAGAAGAACCGTGTAAAGGTGATGGAGCTGCTGGTCAAGTATGGAGCCTCCATCCAGGCCATCACAGAG TCTGGTTTGACTCCCATCCATGTGGCAGCCTTCATGGGTCACCTGAAcattgttctgctgctgctgcagaacgGAGCCTCGCCCGACGTCAGCAACATT CGTGGAGAGACAGCGTTACACATGGCAGCCAGAGCGGGTCAGGTGGAGGTGGTTCGATGTTTGCTGAGGAACGGAGCAATGGTGGATGCCAGAGCGAGG GAGGATCAGACTCCCCTCCATATCGCATCCCGTCTGGGAAAAACAGAGAttgtccagctgctgctgcagcacatggCCCATCCCGACGCCGCCACAACCAACGGCTACACCCCGCTCCATATCTCTGCCAGGGAGGGCCAGGTGGAGACGGCCTCCGTGCTGCTGGAGGCCGGGGCTTCACACTCGCTGGCCACCAAG AAGGGTTTCACTCCCCTGCATGTGGCCTCCAAGTACGGAAGCCTGGATGTAGCCAAACTTCTGCTGCAGCGTCGCGCTCCATCTGATTCTGCTGGGAAG AACGGCCTCACCCCGCTTCATGTCGCGGCACATTACGATAACCAGAAGGTTGCGCTCCTGCTCTTGGACAAAGGAGCGTCCCCCCACGCCATGGCCAAG AATGGCTACACTCCTCTCCACATCGCGGCTAAGAAGAACCAGATGGAGATCGCCACAGTTCTGCTGCAGTACGGAGCCGAGACCAACATCCTGACCAAGCAGGGGGTCACTCCGCTCCATCTGGCCTCCCAGGAGGGCCACGCCGACGTGGCTGCCCTGCTCATAAGCAAGGGAGCCCAGGTCAACGTCCCCACCAAG AGTGGCCTGACTGCCCTCCATCTGGCAGCCCAGGAAGACAAAGTGACTGTTGCAGAGATCCTCGCCAGAAACGGAGCCAACCTCGACCAGCAGACCAAA TTGGGATACACCCCGCTGATTGTAGCATGTCACTATGGTAACGCCAAGATGGTCAACTTCCTGCTTCAGAACGGAGCCAGTGTCAACGCCAAGACCAAG AATGGATACACTCCCCTTCACCAGGCAGCCCAGCAgggcaacacacacatcattaacGTTCTGCTGCAATACGGTGCCAAGCCCAACGCGATCACTGTG AATGGTAACACTGCTCTGGGTATTGCTCGGAGGCTGGGCTACATCTCTGTGGTGGACACACTGAGGGTCGTCACAGAGGAGATCATCACCACCACAACG AcggtgacagagaaacacaagctgaacgTGCCAGAGACCATGACTGAAGTACTGGATGTATCAGATGAGGAGG GCGATGACACGATGACAGGTGACGGAGGGGAGTATCTGAGGGCCGAGGACCTCAGGGAGCTGGGTGATGACTCCCTCCCCGGGCAGTACCTGGATGGAATGAACTACCTCCGCTTCAGCCTGGAGGGAGGGCGCACGGACAG ttcagACAGGTCCttcacccccacccaccacagCTACTACTCCCCCAAACATGAAGGCATGATGGATGAGATGCTCACCAGCCACCAA GTTTCGTCACTTGCCAGGGAGAATGAGAGGGACTCGTACAGACTGAGCTGGGGAACGGAGAACCTAGACAATGTGGCTTTATCCTCCAGCCCCATCCACTCCGG CTTCCTGGTCAGCTTCATGGTGGACGCCAGGGGCGGAGCCATGCGCGGCTGCCGCCACAACGGCCTGCGCATCATCATCCCACCCAGGAAGTGCAGCGCGCCCACGCGGGTGACATGCCGGCTGGTGAAGAGGCACCGTCTGGCTACCATGCCCCCGATGGTGGAGGGCGAAGGCCTGGCGAGCAGGCTCATCGAGGTGGGGCCCTCAGGAGCCCAGTTCCTCGG TCCTGTGATCGTGGAGATCCCCCACTTTGCCGCCCTGcggggaaaagagagggagctgGTGATACTGAGGAGCGAGACGGGAGAGAGCTGGAAGGAGCATCACTGTGAACACACCCAGGAGGAGCTCAACCAGATCCTCAACGGCATGGATGAGG AGCTGGACACAccggaggagctggagaggaaacGCATTTGCCGCATCATCACCAGAGATTTTCCACAATACTTTGCGGTGGTGTCGCGCATCAAGCAGGACAGTAATCTGATTGGTCCAGAGGGAGGTATCCTGAGCAGCACTGTGGTGCCCCAAGTGCAGGCGGTTTTTCCTGAGGGGGCCCTCACCAAGAGGATCAGGGTTGGACTGCAG GCCCAGCCAGTGAATACAGATGTAGTGAGGAAGATCCTGGGAAACAAGGCCACCTTCAGCCCCATTGTCACCCTGGAGCCCCGCAGGAGGAAGTTCCATAAACCCATCACGATGACCATCCCTGTCCCCAAGAGCAACTCCGACCCGGTCCTAAATGGTTTCGGAGGGGACACCCCCACCTTACGACTGCTCTGTAGTATCACTG GTGGAACGACGCCAGCCCAATGGGAGGACATAACAGGAACCACCCCATTAACATTTATTAATGACTGTGTCTCCTTTACCACCAATGTGTCTGCAAg GTTCTGGCTCATAGACTGTCGGCAAGTCCAGGAATCTGTCAACTTCTCCTCTCAGGTGTACCGGGAGATCATCTGTGTCCCTTACATGGCCAAGTTCGTCATATTCGCCAAGACCCACGACCCCATTGAGGCCCGACTGCGCTGCTTCTGCATGACTGACGACAAAATCGATAAAACgctggagcagcaggagaacttCATGGAGGTGGCGCGCAGCCGAGACGTAGAG GTCCTGGAAGGCAAACCTATCTATGCAGACTGCTTTGGAAACCTTGTACCCCTCACCAAAAGTGGCCAGCATCATCTCTTCAGCTTCTATGCCTTTAAGGAGAACAGACTAGCTCTCTTCATCAAA ATCAGAGACAACACTCAGGAGCCGTGTGGCCGTCTGTCCTTTATGAAAGAACCCAGGAACTACAGGGCActcacccagaatgccatatGCAACCTCAACATCACCCTCCCATCATACTGCAAG ACCAGCAGAACGCTCGAGAAAT TAGACCCACAggatgaagcagagagaaaagagcaacGGTTGGCCATTATAGCTGACCACTTGGGCTTCAGCTGGACGG AGTTGGCACGACAGCTGGACTTCAGTGAGGAGAAGATCAACCTGATAAGGATTGAAAACCCCAACTCACTGCAAGACCAAAGCCATGCCCTTTTGAAACTgtgggcagagagggagggaaagcaTGCCACAG AAACGAGCCTGATCAAAAGACTGACAACGATCAATCGGATGGACATTGTTCACCTCATTGAAACCAAGATAATCAAGTCCACCCAGGACGAGACATCATCGCACACCTATGCAGAAATTGAGCGGACCATAGCACTGGACCATAGTGAAG GTTTCTCTGCCCTTCATGAAGACATTGACAGCCCCAGGCCAGGCAGGCGCACAGAGCCCGCACGCAGGCGGAGTCCAGGCTCCGGACAAGAGGTACCCATGGTGTCAGCAGAGGACCTGTCCTCCAGTTTGTCATCACTTCACGAGACGACGGGACgatcagagacagacacaacagCAACAGGCCTTCTTAGAAATGCCCAGAAAGATAAACTGcaaaaagagatggagacaacATA CTCATCACAAAGAATATACGAGGAACTGACAGACACGGTACACACAGGCAGTTTCAAACAAGTAAGTCCCTTCTTCACATTGTACCGCACCTCTCCCTACAATCTCCGATCCCATGTGATCGACCCGGTGTACAAAGGGGGACCCAAGTTAGGTGCCCAGATTACTCCTTACCCCACTGTTGAACCCTGTGAGGATGAGGGAGCTGCTGAATATgagggggcagagggaggagaggagtggagctTGGAGTGTCTACAAACCACCCATTCTGAGTACAGTGTTCATTATTTGTCACCGTTGCCTTGGCGAGAGTCATCCAATAACTCTCGAACTGGCATATGCGAGAGTCGACCGTTGTCTATGACTGATTTTGGAGATAGCTTGATTGAGTGTGAACAAGCCGAGCAAGACTTCAGGAAACTGTCTATAGAGCTCACAGGAAGCGATGAGGTCTCTGAAAAGGCATGCGTTACACAAGGATCAACAAAGGAACAAATGCTCCAGCACACTTGGCCTACCTCTGGGTCTCCTGTTTCGGTTAATCCAGTGACAGAATCTACGCAGACCAAACAAACGGTTTCAGGACACATGGATGAAGTTTCACGTCGACTGTATGAAGTCCTGTACGGATATGATGTTGAGCTGATAGATTCAGAAGAGGATGTGTCTGTGATGCTTATGAATGCACCTCCTGAAGATTCAATTCAAGCCGGAGTCAGGAAAGATGAAGAGGATAAAATTGATGTTTGCCAGGCCACAACTTCAGGTGACCTGGATGTCAGATCAAGCGACGACACAAATCAAACTCGGCACACAACTACTCAGGAGGTAGCTGGTTCTTCTGATGTCAGTCATACCATTCCAAGTTTAACATCTCAGAAAGCAAAATTCATAAGCTCAGCCGGTTTCATTCAGTTGTCACATGACTCAGCTTTTGAGAAAACACTGTCATCCACACACAGTGAACCTGAAAATGAGGCTGTGTTCTCTGTAGAGAGTACACCTGAGACTGAAGCATCCAGATACAAATCCTCTTTACCAGAATCTGCATCTGAAACCATTCATAGCTTAGCTCATCATGGATCATCTTCACCTGAATGTGTGATTGATGAAACAATATTACTGACAGAGAGCAGGGCCTCATCACCGGAATCAGCATCGTCAGTCAGCGAGCTGAATTTTCTTGCACCTGATTCTCCAATACCTCAGTTTAGACCCTTGTCTCCCCTTCCACCCCCTGTTTTTCCATGGGAAACCAGTGCTGCTGGGGCATCTGCTCAGGGGCAGCCGTTCCTGAGTGCCCCAGGAGGCGCTTCTATGCTTTTAGCACTGGAAGCCGAGGAAAGGCCATTAACACCAATGGTTTCAAACAAAAGACCATTTGGAAGGCCAGTATCACCAGGCAGTGATTACAGTAGTGAGAGATCCATCTCACCTCAGTCATTAACTTTTGATATTGAGGACAGAACATCATCACCCGAGTCTGTCCTTTTAGAAACCGAGCAGTTGCTTTTTTCATCCTCTGAGCATGTGAATCTGTCCCCTGATTTCCTGGAGATGAGATCATCATCTCCTGAATCCAGAGGCTCCATCACTGCACATTGTCTGCTTCCACCAGACTCCCCTGTTGCAGATTTTAGACCAGCTGTCTCTCATTCTTTTACGACCTGTGAATGTAGATCATCTTCACCTGAGTCAGTGTCGTCAGATGTGGGCTTTGAAGTGGCAATTTTGTTACCAGCACCTTATGAACACAGGCCCTCATCCCCAGAATCTGTAGCATCTGTTCATGAGCATAAAGCATTGTCACCTGATTCACCTGTACCTGAATTCAGTTACAATGGGCCTGACTCAGCCATTGTAACGATAAGGGAGAGATCCACCTCACCTGAATCGGTATGTTCAGATGTGGAATATGGCTCCATGTCTCCAGCATCACTTAACCATGAGAACAGAGCTTCATCACCTGCTTCAGTTGCATCTGGAGATGAATCTGAATCAGTTTTACCCTCGACTGAACCAACTGAGTCTGCACAGACAGCTTGTGATTCCATATCTGATGATCATAGACCACCATCACCATTAGCATTTGCTACAGAGAACAAACCACCAACACCAGTGGCATTAGAATCTGAGTGTGATGATGGCTGGGTTATTATATCTTTGTCTGATATTAAGGAAAGGCCACTTTCTCCAGAGTCAGTGTCAGACTGCAGACCAATTTCTCCAGAGTCAGCAGGGTTAGACATTAGAGCATCCTCTCCTGAATCAGAAACTTTAAATGAGTGTTTATCTCCAGATTCTCCCATTCCACAATATATGTCCTATGTGCATCATGACGTTACTTTAAAGGATCACTCCTCATCACCAGAATCTGTGTTGTCAGATACAGAGTATGAGACTGAACCAatgttgtcatattttgagaACAGGCCATTATCTCCTGATTCTAGTGGTTCAGTAAATGATTATGAATCATTAACAAATCCTGTAACTGACCTGCCTCCTGAGGAAGACATGGCACTTGAACTGACCCAAGCTACCATTGCTTTAGAAGAGACATGCATTGAAAAGCATGGTGGTGGTCAGCCTGACATTGTCACACCACCAGCAGAAGATGAGGTCTCGTCAACTGATGTAATTACAGAAGAATTATCTCATGAGTTGTCTGATGAAGGAAAACCAAAGGAGGAAATGTACAATCCATCGACTGAGAAGACAAAAtcagctaaaaagaaaaaatctaaGGAATCAGTCAAACAGGACAGTTCAGTGCCAGTCCACAGTTTATCATATGATGCAGAACAATGGAGGCTTATCTCTCAGATCCATGACCCACAGTATGTAGGAGAAACCTCCACGGGTAAAACAGGAGTGAATCACTTTGCTGAAACAAGGACAGAGCTTTATCAAGCAGTTTCAGACGAGGCAGTTGGAGATGAAACAGGTTCTTTGGAATCAGAAAATGACCGAAGACCACTCTCACCTGATTCTGAAGCAGAATATAGACCCATGTCACCAGAATCACTGAGTGCGGCGGAATCGTTCAGACCAGATTCCTCCCACTCAGAGAGATCTGTAGATAGTCAGCGAGCTTTAACACCAGATTCCCCTATTCCTCAGTTCTTAAACACTTTCTCTGGAACCTCTCAAGTTTATCACAGATCTGTGTCAACAGAGTCAGTATTATCAGATCTGGAACTAGAGACTGATTTaagcatttcatttctttttgagGACAGACCAGCATCTCCTGATTCAGTATCATCTGTAGACATATACAGGGCACTATCACCTGACTCACCTATTCCTGAGTTTAGACAGTCTTTACTAGAGTCAGTTCTTACTGCTAGATTGGATTCATGTTCATCGCTTGAATCAATGGCCTCAGATCTAGAAAGTGGGACTGCCTGTTTGCCATTATTATTCTCTGAAAACAGACCATCTTCCCCGGATTCTGTTGATGTTGACAGGCCACTTTCCCCTGAGTCACCCATACCTGCACAATCAAGTGAAGACATAATTATTACCAAGCAGAGACCTGACTCACCAGAGTCACAAGTGTTGGAGACCACTGAGAGAGTACTGGATGGTAGTAGTCAAACTCTAAAGACAATCCAGGTGCCGGTCTATAGACTTGTTTATGATGCTGAACACTGGAAGCTCATTTCTCAAATATATGATCCTCACTATGTTGGAGAGACATTTTGCAGTAAAACAGGGTTTTTTGAGTATGCTGGAATGAGAACTGAGTATGTTCTAGAGGATTCAGACGTGAAAGGGGGAAATTCAGAGGAGGTTGTGAAGTCGGACATTGTAGATACATCGGATGCAGATGTTCTACAAGCAGCTCAAGCAAAGACTGAGGGGGAAGAAAGACCAGTGTCACCTAATTCTGAGTCAGAATACAGGCGTTTATCACCAGGAGAATTGACATTAAGTGCACTCAGGTTTGACTTACCGGAGTCTTTGAAAGACCTGTCTCCAGATTCCCCAATTCCCCAGTTTCCCATTGACTTTGCAAACATCTCACAGTCCCTGCCCTATTCACCAGGATCAGCAGTGTCACCAAGTTCTTCAGTATCTTTAGATGAAAACAGGGCATTATCAATTGACTCACCTTTACCAGACTTCACACCTGCTGTACCTGAATCAGTTACAGCTGCTGTTGGGTACAGTTCCTCTTCACCAGCGTCTGTACTTTCAGATATAGAATATCAGTTTTCAGCTTCAGAAGAGTTTACAAGCCAGAGAGCGGACTCACCTGAATCGGTTGCTTCCATCTCTGCTGAAGAAAGGCAGTCTGGTGCTGGTGCAACATTTAGAGTAAACCAGTTGATACGTCAACTGTATGACCCTCAGTATGTAGAGGAAGCTTTTGTAAGCACCGCTGAAGTGTTTGAATATGTGGAGACCAGTAAAGATGTTCCCCTTCTTTCAGATGCAGAGGAGATAGATATGCCAAGTGGCCTGACTTTGCAGTCAGAAACTGAGATGAGGCCACTTTCACCAGAATCTTTGATGGAATATAGACCCATATCACCTCAATCACTGATGTTGACAGAAACAAGAACATCATCTCCTGATTCAACAACATCAGTTAACGAGTTGCTGGATTCTCCTTTACCACAATTTAGCCAATATATAGAGCCAGTTGTGTTAGTTCCAGGCAGCAGGTCATCAACACCTTTATCTGTAATATCAGACACTGAAATGGATGTTTTGGACATGTCATTTATAGAGTTACAACGGAGATCTTTCACCCCCGATTCTGAAAATGAGCTCAGGGGACTTTCACCTGATTCACCCATACCTCGATTCCCGCAGACTATACTTCACCCAACTGTGTCAACTGCTCAATACAGATCCTCTTCACCTGAGTCCATTTGTCATTCAGATATAGAGTGTGAAGATGGGTCATTTCCTGCAGTATCCGATGAGCCTAGACCTCAATCACCTGATTCAGTGGCATCTAGAGATGAATGCCAGGCCCTGTCACCAGATTCACCTGTACCTCAGTTCAGTGTAAGAGTGATCGAACGTTTTCCATCGTTTGTTGAGTTTAGGTCTGCATCCCCTCAATCAGCTACATCAGATGTTGAGTATGCACCTTTAATTAATTCCTCACCTGATACTGAAGATAGACCAGATTCTCCAGAGTCTTTCGAGCCAGAAATTGAAAAGAGACCTCTGTCACCTGATTCTGAATCTGAATATAGGCCTTTCTCACCGGCATCACTGCTGTTAACAAATTTCAGATCGTCCTCTCCTGAATCAACTGGCTCTCTAAATGAATTTAGAGCTCTTTCACCAGACTCGCCCATTCCAGAATTAAGACTGGTACTACAGGAGTCCTTAATCACATACATGGAATATAGATCCTCTTCACCAGAGCCAGCGTCATCAGTTTTTGAAGTGGACATGAAATTACCTTTCTCAGTCTTATTTGAGGACCGACCTTCATCTCCTGAGTCTTTAGCCTCAGTCAGTGAATATAGAAGACTTTCATCTGATTCTCCCATACCAGAGTTCACACCAGCTTTGCCAGCTTCATATGTTGTCAGTAGAAACAGCTCAGCATCTCCTGAATCAGTTGCATCGGATATAGAATATGCTCCATTGATTTCTCAGCTGTTTGACGCCAAGGACAGACCAGATTCTCCACAATcattcttgtctttctctgaatacCAGCGTTTGTCACCAGACTCTCCAATACCCCATTACACCTGTTCTGAACTTCCAGTGTTTACAGTAATGTATAGATCCACTTCACCTGAGTCAGTACATTCAGATGAGGATTTGGAGACTGATTTGTGTATCCCCTGGCGTTTTGAGGACAGAGCATCATCTCCTGATTCAACTGCATTCAAAGATGAATTTAGACCTCTTTCACCAGACTCTCCCATTCCTGAATTTACACAGGCACTTCAAGAGTCCTTTATATCACACATAGACTTAAGGTCCTCTTCACCTGAATCAGTGTTGTCGGAGTTGGAAATGGA TTGGAAATGGAATTATGTTTCCCAATGGTCGTCGAAGACCGACCTTTGTCTCCTGAGTCTATTGCATCCTTGA